One window from the genome of Rhodobacteraceae bacterium S2214 encodes:
- the ribA gene encoding GTP cyclohydrolase II codes for MGVPVVVTDGGESGGLLVLAAETLDKARLDDLRGLGGTPVIAVTGRRAETLKARAYDGDIARVVLPADATLKWVQSIADPADDMRSPMKGPLATAREGDADAHRAAITLIKAARLLPAGVCLAVDSAFAKQNDLTAIPASAIMDTRLSPSLPIVAARLPMEASEAGRLHIFRPDDGAEEHYAIEIGKPDRSKPVLARLHSACFTGDVLGSLKCDCGPQLHGALAAMGENGQGVLLYLNQEGRGIGLANKMRAYSLQDQGFDTVEANHRLGFEDDERDFRIGADILKKMGFSAVRLMTNNPNKIARMEGEGIAVTERVPLKIGENRFNTAYLATKAAKSGHLL; via the coding sequence ATGGGTGTGCCTGTTGTGGTGACAGATGGCGGCGAATCCGGCGGGCTTTTGGTGCTGGCCGCGGAAACGTTGGACAAGGCACGGCTGGACGATTTGCGGGGTTTGGGCGGCACGCCTGTGATCGCGGTGACGGGACGACGGGCCGAAACGCTGAAAGCGCGCGCTTATGATGGCGACATCGCGCGTGTGGTCTTGCCCGCAGACGCAACACTGAAATGGGTGCAATCCATCGCTGATCCTGCAGACGACATGCGATCGCCAATGAAAGGACCGCTTGCGACTGCCAGAGAAGGTGACGCAGATGCGCACCGCGCGGCAATTACATTGATCAAAGCGGCACGACTGTTGCCAGCCGGTGTGTGTCTTGCGGTCGATAGCGCATTTGCCAAACAAAACGACCTGACCGCTATTCCTGCAAGCGCGATCATGGACACGCGGCTATCGCCGTCATTACCTATCGTCGCAGCACGCCTGCCGATGGAAGCATCAGAGGCAGGGCGCCTACACATTTTCCGGCCCGATGACGGGGCCGAAGAACATTACGCCATTGAAATCGGCAAACCCGACCGGTCAAAACCCGTGCTCGCGCGGCTGCATTCGGCGTGTTTCACCGGCGACGTGCTGGGATCGCTGAAATGCGACTGCGGACCACAGCTTCACGGGGCACTGGCGGCTATGGGTGAAAATGGTCAGGGGGTTCTGCTGTATCTGAACCAAGAAGGACGCGGGATCGGGCTGGCGAATAAAATGCGGGCCTATTCGCTGCAGGATCAGGGGTTCGATACGGTCGAGGCGAACCACCGCCTTGGGTTTGAAGACGACGAACGGGATTTCCGGATCGGGGCTGACATCCTCAAAAAGATGGGCTTCAGCGCTGTGCGGCTTATGACCAACAACCCCAACAAAATCGCGCGGATGGAAGGCGAAGGTATAGCCGTGACGGAACGCGTGCCGCTGAAGATTGGCGAAAACAGATTCAACACGGCTTACCTTGCGACCAAAGCCGCAAAGTCTGGGCATTTGTTGTGA
- a CDS encoding L,D-transpeptidase family protein produces the protein MKPSDLVVTPSGVRFMGRRFPRTIGRGGLTDRKAEGDMATPRGVHRIVGMLYRPDRIAKPADWALPIGPRDLWSDDVRDEDYNMMVRAPHAFSHEHLRRADPMYDLILITDWNWPYAVKGRGSAIFIHQWRGKGRPTAGCVAFRRDHLHWIAPRIRPDSRLVIA, from the coding sequence GTGAAACCCTCTGATCTTGTTGTGACGCCGTCTGGTGTACGGTTTATGGGGCGACGGTTCCCGCGCACAATCGGGCGTGGCGGGCTGACCGACCGCAAGGCAGAAGGCGATATGGCGACACCGCGCGGCGTGCACCGGATCGTGGGGATGCTGTACAGACCTGACCGGATCGCAAAACCTGCGGATTGGGCGCTGCCGATCGGACCGCGTGATCTTTGGTCTGATGATGTGCGCGACGAAGACTACAACATGATGGTGCGTGCGCCACACGCGTTTAGCCACGAACACCTACGCCGCGCCGACCCGATGTACGACCTGATCCTGATCACCGATTGGAATTGGCCCTATGCGGTCAAAGGCCGCGGATCGGCCATCTTTATCCATCAATGGCGCGGTAAAGGACGGCCCACAGCAGGCTGCGTTGCCTTCCGGCGGGACCATTTACACTGGATTGCACCCCGTATTCGGCCAGATAGCCGACTTGTTATCGCATAA
- a CDS encoding RNA pyrophosphohydrolase, with amino-acid sequence MTPDQIAQLPYRPCVGIMLANPRGHIFVGQRMDRDQDAWQMPQGGVDKGETTRDAAIRELWEETGVPEKLVTIEAESAGLIPYDLPHAIVPNIWKGKYRGQEQKWFLMRYHGTDADINIATEHPEFSEWKWMPKDQLVANIVPFKRKVYEKVLAEFSAKL; translated from the coding sequence ATGACCCCCGACCAGATCGCCCAGCTTCCGTATCGCCCATGTGTTGGCATCATGCTTGCCAACCCGCGCGGCCATATCTTTGTGGGGCAGCGCATGGATCGAGACCAAGATGCTTGGCAGATGCCGCAGGGTGGCGTCGACAAAGGTGAAACCACACGCGATGCCGCAATTCGCGAATTGTGGGAAGAAACAGGTGTGCCGGAAAAGCTGGTAACGATCGAAGCGGAAAGCGCCGGTTTGATCCCCTACGATCTGCCGCACGCGATTGTCCCGAACATTTGGAAGGGCAAATATCGCGGGCAGGAACAGAAATGGTTTTTGATGCGGTATCATGGCACGGACGCCGATATTAACATCGCAACCGAACATCCGGAATTTTCCGAATGGAAATGGATGCCGAAGGATCAGCTTGTCGCAAACATCGTGCCATTCAAGCGTAAAGTTTACGAAAAAGTTCTGGCTGAATTTTCCGCAAAACTTTGA
- a CDS encoding class I SAM-dependent methyltransferase, producing MGNTKFDSRSVGLDIGLSFSRWLTGRENLHYGIWDGLDVCAGNVGAAQEAYTAKLFELLPDGPLRILDIGGGAGETAKKLVALGHDVEIVVPSAFLAERCRANAPTAVVHEAMFEDAELSGLFDLCLFSESYQYIPLDQGIPKCLTLLKPDGHILIADCFRSEGFSPDKVQATVGGGHPIQKFHAFLADQPLDLLSSEDITQSVAPSIDVEQGLFNVVGYGMGRVDEQMAVQRPKTRSVVHWMIRRLLSPRKRARLDQRLNQQTRTAAHFSANNTYLLLKLQVRAA from the coding sequence ATGGGGAATACAAAATTTGATAGTCGGTCCGTTGGCCTCGATATTGGCCTGTCTTTTTCGCGCTGGCTGACGGGTCGTGAAAATCTGCATTATGGTATCTGGGACGGATTGGACGTTTGCGCGGGCAATGTCGGTGCCGCCCAAGAAGCATATACCGCAAAACTGTTCGAACTGCTGCCAGACGGGCCACTGCGTATTTTGGATATCGGTGGTGGCGCTGGCGAGACGGCGAAAAAACTGGTTGCCCTTGGGCACGACGTCGAAATTGTAGTGCCTAGCGCATTTCTGGCCGAAAGGTGCCGCGCCAATGCGCCCACTGCCGTCGTACATGAAGCGATGTTTGAGGATGCCGAACTCAGCGGCCTGTTCGATCTTTGCCTGTTTTCGGAAAGCTATCAATATATCCCGCTTGATCAGGGCATACCCAAATGCCTGACGCTGCTGAAGCCGGACGGCCATATCCTGATCGCGGATTGTTTTCGCAGCGAAGGCTTTTCGCCCGACAAAGTCCAAGCCACAGTTGGTGGCGGTCATCCCATTCAGAAATTCCATGCCTTTCTGGCCGACCAGCCGCTAGACCTTTTGTCATCCGAAGACATCACGCAAAGCGTTGCTCCGTCGATTGATGTCGAACAGGGGCTGTTTAATGTCGTGGGCTACGGAATGGGGCGCGTGGACGAACAGATGGCGGTCCAACGACCAAAGACGCGGTCTGTCGTACATTGGATGATCCGGCGTCTGCTTAGCCCGCGCAAACGCGCCCGTCTTGATCAACGGTTGAACCAGCAAACACGGACCGCCGCGCATTTTTCGGCGAACAACACCTATCTTCTACTTAAGCTACAGGTCCGTGCCGCTTAA
- a CDS encoding YafY family transcriptional regulator → MTRTNRLFQLMQALRNHRPPVTAALLAQETGVSERTLYRDIEALRGLGAVIDGTAGYGYALTEDPALPPMMFNDEEIEALVLGLRDVQAIADPALAKAAGNALTKLQARLPSAQAHRLKHAVLAVNRIVPPPKPSIDVAALRRATWDEYSVAFGYEDGQGAQTERTIDPLGIVFLQDKHCVIGWCHLRSDSRVFRLDRMRDLVVTGDSFRPRRIPMLQDALAKIRADVAEKVKRHGPVA, encoded by the coding sequence ATGACCCGCACAAATCGCCTGTTCCAACTGATGCAAGCCCTGCGCAACCATCGCCCGCCCGTGACCGCCGCCCTGCTCGCGCAGGAAACGGGGGTGTCCGAACGGACGCTGTACCGCGATATTGAAGCGTTGCGGGGGTTGGGCGCTGTGATCGATGGCACCGCTGGATATGGCTATGCGCTGACCGAAGACCCGGCGTTGCCGCCAATGATGTTCAACGACGAAGAGATTGAAGCCTTGGTTCTGGGTTTGCGCGATGTTCAAGCCATTGCTGATCCGGCATTGGCAAAAGCCGCAGGAAATGCGCTGACAAAATTGCAGGCCCGCCTGCCCAGCGCCCAAGCGCATCGGTTGAAACATGCCGTGCTGGCGGTGAACCGGATCGTACCCCCGCCCAAGCCCAGCATCGACGTTGCCGCATTGCGACGGGCGACATGGGACGAATATTCAGTCGCGTTTGGATACGAGGACGGTCAAGGCGCACAGACGGAACGGACGATTGATCCGCTTGGGATCGTGTTTTTGCAGGACAAGCATTGCGTGATCGGTTGGTGCCATTTGCGCAGCGATAGCCGCGTGTTCAGGCTAGACCGGATGCGTGATCTGGTTGTGACAGGCGACAGTTTCCGACCACGACGCATCCCGATGCTGCAAGATGCGCTTGCCAAAATCCGCGCGGACGTCGCGGAAAAGGTTAAGCGGCACGGACCTGTAGCTTAA
- a CDS encoding glutathione S-transferase family protein, translated as MYDLITYQAGFGNVSYSPFCVKAVWMLNHAGVDWQREDCLDPRKFAHGKLPVLRAHGNLIHDSDDIRLFLEREGADFWGETPMRDQAMGRALIRMAEDHLYFHVVMDRWMNDDVWPHIKAAYFTGIPRLIRRPVTNGLRKALRKGLHAQGILRLSDDERLRRLDQDLDAIRTLLGQHAFILSDTPTLPDFSVAAVLSNIAASPVATPTSLRVAGDPVLMGYIARMKEMFD; from the coding sequence ATGTACGATCTCATCACCTATCAGGCCGGTTTCGGTAACGTCAGCTATAGCCCTTTCTGCGTCAAAGCCGTGTGGATGCTGAACCACGCAGGCGTGGATTGGCAGCGCGAAGACTGCCTTGACCCGCGAAAATTTGCGCACGGCAAGCTGCCCGTGCTGCGTGCGCATGGAAACCTCATTCACGACAGTGACGACATCCGCTTGTTTCTGGAACGTGAAGGGGCGGATTTTTGGGGCGAGACACCGATGCGCGATCAGGCGATGGGCCGTGCATTAATCCGCATGGCCGAGGATCATCTCTATTTCCATGTCGTCATGGACCGTTGGATGAACGATGATGTTTGGCCGCATATCAAAGCGGCCTATTTCACCGGTATCCCGAGATTGATCCGTAGACCTGTGACCAACGGGTTGCGCAAAGCGTTGCGGAAAGGGCTGCATGCCCAAGGTATCCTGCGCCTGTCAGACGACGAACGCCTGCGCCGTCTGGATCAGGACCTTGACGCCATCCGCACGCTTTTGGGCCAACACGCTTTCATACTGTCAGACACACCAACATTGCCGGACTTTTCGGTCGCAGCCGTCTTGTCGAACATCGCGGCCAGTCCGGTCGCCACGCCCACATCCTTGCGCGTGGCCGGTGATCCGGTTTTGATGGGCTACATCGCCCGTATGAAGGAGATGTTCGATTGA
- a CDS encoding DUF1801 domain-containing protein: MPQGPRDGLLQLRELVFAIADDLPEVPNVTEDLRWGQPAYLTPSRIGSTIRLGLPKSGGFAIYANCNSSIISDFAAAYPNWDVIEGNRAVIFTKAKQIDPVRHGALIKSALTYHLRK, encoded by the coding sequence ATGCCGCAAGGGCCGCGTGACGGTCTGCTGCAATTGCGCGAACTTGTCTTTGCAATCGCGGATGACCTACCAGAGGTGCCGAACGTGACAGAAGATCTGCGCTGGGGCCAACCCGCGTACCTGACACCATCACGCATCGGGTCCACCATCAGGCTCGGCCTACCGAAATCCGGCGGCTTCGCGATCTATGCCAATTGCAATTCCAGCATCATCAGCGATTTTGCCGCGGCCTATCCAAATTGGGATGTGATCGAAGGAAACCGTGCCGTGATATTCACGAAAGCCAAACAGATCGACCCTGTGCGGCACGGGGCGTTGATCAAATCAGCACTGACCTATCACCTGCGCAAATAA
- the rnr gene encoding ribonuclease R: MTRIPSKAEILAWISDHPTKAAKRDIAKAFGIKGAARIDLKRLLKELEAEGKLSKRRSSYRDANVLPPVTVCEVTGPDADGDLYARPLEWTGDGDVPRILMTLRDSDPAMGKGNRFLGRLTEVPGEDYTHTARIIRLIGENPIRLLGVFRQGAEGGRLIPVDKGSTKEWIIPAGLTGDAQDGELIEAEQAGPKGRMGLPKARVIARLGDPTAPRAVSLIAIQQHGIPDHFPDAVIAEADAKTGAPLGKRKDLRDLPLVTIDPSDARDHDDACYVEAHDNGTFTIWVAIADVAYYVTPGSELDREARKRGNSTYFPDRVVPMLPDVLSGDLCSLHEGVDRACLAVAMTIDAEGNKTGQTFHRALMRSAASLHYEEVQDAIDGNPNERTAPMMDDVLKPLYAAYAALLKARERRQPLELDLPERRIELSDEGEVTSVNFKDRLDAHKLIEEFMVLANVAAAETLIAKQSPLLFRVHEEPNPDKLDALREVVHASGLTLAKGQVLQTAHLNRLLNQARGTDDAELVNIATLRSMTQAYYNAENFGHFGLALKAYAHFTSPIRRYADLIVHRALVSSHGWGDDGLSPTDVDRLEETAKSISDTERRSMIAERDTTDRYLAAFLSERIGAEMPGRISGIAKFGVFVKLDETGADGMVPMRSLGNEFFHYDQDSQTLMGSDSGLVIGLGQKVKVTLAEATPVTGGLIVELLEIEGKALPRGSRGGRRGAPVRRRAGSAKKKAAKTKRKVKRTRK, from the coding sequence ATGACACGCATTCCTTCAAAAGCCGAAATTCTTGCATGGATTTCTGATCACCCGACCAAAGCCGCTAAACGCGACATCGCGAAGGCCTTTGGGATCAAGGGTGCCGCCCGTATTGATCTTAAGCGCCTTCTCAAAGAGCTTGAGGCGGAAGGAAAGCTATCCAAGCGCCGCAGTTCCTATCGCGACGCCAATGTGTTGCCGCCTGTGACTGTGTGTGAAGTCACTGGACCAGACGCCGATGGCGATCTTTATGCGCGTCCGCTGGAATGGACAGGCGATGGCGATGTGCCCCGTATTCTGATGACGCTGCGCGACAGCGACCCTGCAATGGGCAAGGGCAATCGTTTTCTGGGTCGTCTGACCGAAGTACCGGGCGAGGATTACACCCACACCGCCCGCATCATTCGTTTGATCGGCGAAAACCCGATCCGTCTGTTGGGTGTGTTCCGTCAAGGTGCGGAAGGGGGTCGTTTGATCCCCGTTGATAAAGGATCAACCAAGGAATGGATCATTCCCGCTGGTCTGACCGGTGACGCCCAAGACGGTGAATTGATTGAAGCCGAACAGGCAGGCCCGAAAGGCCGTATGGGTTTGCCGAAGGCCCGCGTGATTGCCCGCCTTGGTGATCCGACTGCCCCGCGTGCTGTGTCGTTGATTGCCATTCAGCAGCACGGTATTCCCGATCATTTTCCAGACGCTGTGATTGCTGAAGCTGACGCCAAAACGGGCGCGCCGCTTGGCAAACGCAAAGATTTGCGTGACTTGCCGCTTGTCACGATCGACCCGTCCGATGCCCGTGATCACGATGATGCCTGTTATGTCGAAGCGCATGACAACGGCACATTTACGATCTGGGTCGCTATTGCTGATGTGGCTTACTACGTCACGCCGGGGTCAGAACTGGACCGCGAGGCCCGCAAGCGTGGCAATTCGACGTATTTCCCTGATCGTGTTGTTCCGATGTTGCCGGACGTTTTATCGGGCGATTTGTGTTCTTTGCACGAAGGTGTTGATCGCGCGTGTCTTGCTGTTGCGATGACCATTGACGCCGAGGGCAACAAAACCGGCCAGACATTCCACCGCGCCTTGATGCGTTCCGCCGCGTCGTTGCATTACGAAGAAGTGCAGGATGCCATCGACGGCAATCCGAATGAGCGCACAGCGCCTATGATGGATGATGTGCTGAAGCCGCTTTATGCTGCGTATGCTGCCCTGTTGAAGGCGCGCGAACGCCGTCAGCCGTTGGAGCTGGACCTGCCCGAACGCCGGATTGAGCTGAGCGATGAGGGCGAGGTGACGTCAGTCAATTTCAAGGACCGTCTTGATGCCCATAAGCTGATTGAGGAATTCATGGTGCTGGCCAATGTGGCCGCCGCCGAGACCTTGATCGCCAAACAATCCCCGCTGTTGTTCCGTGTCCACGAAGAACCGAACCCTGATAAGTTGGATGCGCTGCGCGAGGTTGTTCACGCGTCTGGCCTGACGCTGGCGAAGGGGCAGGTTTTGCAGACCGCCCATCTGAACCGTCTGTTGAACCAAGCGCGTGGCACCGACGACGCTGAACTGGTGAACATCGCGACCCTGCGGTCGATGACACAGGCCTATTATAATGCCGAAAATTTTGGCCATTTTGGGCTGGCGTTGAAGGCCTATGCCCACTTTACGTCGCCTATCCGTCGCTATGCTGATTTGATCGTACACCGTGCATTGGTGTCGTCGCATGGCTGGGGCGATGATGGTTTGTCGCCGACGGATGTAGACCGTTTGGAAGAAACCGCAAAGTCGATTTCGGACACCGAACGCCGTTCGATGATTGCGGAACGCGATACAACGGATCGCTATCTTGCCGCCTTCCTGTCCGAACGGATTGGCGCGGAAATGCCCGGTCGTATTAGCGGGATCGCGAAGTTTGGCGTGTTTGTGAAGCTGGATGAAACTGGTGCCGATGGCATGGTTCCGATGCGCAGCTTGGGCAATGAATTCTTCCATTACGACCAAGATAGCCAGACCTTGATGGGGTCGGATTCAGGGCTGGTGATCGGACTTGGCCAGAAGGTGAAAGTCACCTTGGCAGAGGCCACGCCTGTAACGGGCGGTCTGATCGTTGAATTGCTCGAGATCGAAGGCAAAGCCCTACCCCGTGGATCGCGTGGTGGCAGACGGGGTGCGCCTGTGCGCCGTCGTGCGGGATCGGCCAAGAAGAAAGCCGCAAAGACGAAACGTAAGGTCAAGCGCACCCGCAAGTAG
- a CDS encoding GNAT family N-acetyltransferase — protein MITVVDDYAPCIALRRAVFIEEQGISEAEEMDDLDESAIHMLATVDGQPAGTARLLLQDDIGKIGRICVLSDYRGTGLGARIVEAAMDHLRTLPNIKRAKLGSQDHAIGFYEKLGFVGYGPFYDDAGIPHQDMIRDL, from the coding sequence ATGATTACTGTCGTTGACGACTACGCGCCTTGCATTGCTTTGCGCCGCGCGGTGTTCATCGAAGAACAAGGTATTTCCGAAGCCGAAGAGATGGACGATCTGGACGAAAGTGCGATCCACATGCTTGCAACTGTGGACGGGCAACCCGCAGGAACTGCGCGTTTATTGCTACAAGATGACATTGGCAAAATTGGCCGTATCTGTGTTTTGTCCGACTATCGCGGCACGGGTCTGGGCGCGCGGATCGTAGAGGCGGCGATGGATCATCTACGCACGTTGCCGAACATCAAGCGGGCCAAGCTTGGATCGCAGGACCACGCGATTGGGTTCTACGAAAAACTCGGGTTTGTGGGTTACGGACCATTCTACGACGACGCGGGTATTCCGCATCAGGATATGATCCGCGACCTGTGA
- the dapE gene encoding succinyl-diaminopimelate desuccinylase — MPIDPVALTADLVRCNSITPAEGGALVLLEKLLTDGGFDCTRVDRGGICNLYARWGRKGANRTFGFNGHTDVVPLGDPDAWTVDPFGAEIKDGYLYGRGATDMKSGVAAFAAAAIDFVADTPPDGAVVLAITGDEEDVAEHGTVALLDWMDAQNETMSVCLVGEPTCPDAIGDAMKIGRRGSMTVWFTVTGVQGHAAYPHRAKNPVHGTARLMDVLASHELDQGTEHFDASSLQVVSIDTGNGTTNVIPGQCTATVNIRFNDTHTGAGLTAWIQAEADKVAAAFDLNIDMKIKISGESFITPPGPLSDLVGAAVKAEIGRDPELSTSGGTSDARFVKSHCPVVEFGLAGKTMHQVDERVLVDEVIKLKAIYGRILKDYFA; from the coding sequence ATGCCGATTGATCCCGTCGCCCTGACTGCTGATCTGGTCCGCTGTAATTCGATTACCCCTGCTGAGGGCGGCGCGCTTGTGCTGCTGGAAAAGCTGCTGACTGACGGTGGGTTTGACTGCACCCGCGTGGATCGCGGCGGCATTTGCAATCTTTACGCCCGCTGGGGCCGCAAGGGTGCGAACCGGACGTTCGGATTTAATGGCCATACGGATGTTGTCCCATTGGGCGATCCGGATGCATGGACGGTTGATCCGTTCGGCGCTGAAATCAAGGACGGCTATCTGTATGGGCGCGGTGCGACTGACATGAAATCTGGCGTCGCTGCATTTGCTGCCGCTGCGATTGATTTTGTGGCTGATACGCCACCTGACGGTGCTGTGGTTCTTGCGATTACGGGCGACGAAGAAGATGTCGCTGAACACGGCACTGTCGCCCTGCTTGACTGGATGGATGCGCAGAACGAGACCATGTCGGTCTGTCTTGTCGGGGAACCCACCTGCCCCGATGCAATTGGCGACGCGATGAAAATCGGACGGCGCGGGTCGATGACGGTGTGGTTTACGGTGACAGGTGTGCAAGGCCACGCGGCCTACCCGCACCGTGCCAAAAATCCGGTACACGGCACGGCGCGGTTGATGGATGTGCTGGCCTCGCACGAATTGGATCAAGGGACCGAGCATTTCGATGCGTCCAGCCTACAAGTCGTCAGTATCGACACCGGAAATGGCACGACCAACGTGATCCCCGGTCAATGCACGGCAACGGTCAACATCCGGTTCAACGACACCCATACCGGAGCAGGTTTGACCGCATGGATACAAGCAGAGGCAGATAAGGTCGCCGCTGCTTTTGATCTGAACATCGACATGAAGATCAAAATATCCGGCGAAAGCTTCATCACACCACCTGGTCCTTTGTCCGATTTGGTGGGCGCTGCGGTAAAAGCCGAAATCGGCCGTGATCCGGAACTGTCCACGTCTGGTGGCACATCTGATGCCCGCTTCGTGAAAAGCCATTGCCCCGTTGTGGAATTTGGCCTTGCGGGCAAAACCATGCACCAAGTCGACGAACGGGTGTTGGTGGATGAAGTGATCAAGCTCAAAGCCATCTATGGGCGGATTTTGAAGGACTATTTCGCATGA
- a CDS encoding transporter substrate-binding domain-containing protein yields the protein MSLLTGVATAQTPNQAITIATVTRAPFSFEIDGAHAGFSIDLLNAASEEIGLPIQYQRFDSFGGMLAAVQNGEADAAIANITITAERERLMDFTQPIFDGGVQVMLKAEAGAGQSILSVIFTRDVGLLVLGAVLLLLAGGMIMYVFERRHQPYFDHAPKDAVFPAFWWALNLVVNGGFEERMPQSRFGRAFGVFLVIGSLFFVSIFVAQITAALTVNAIQDNIDSLADLDGRKVGTIEASTTAAFLDNRGLSHATFAGLDDLLTAFETDEIEAVVFDGPILAYYVENQAQGEARLLDRVYRSEKYGMVFSNESLYREAVDQAFLRLREDGTYDSLMTKWFGARYGNR from the coding sequence ATGTCCCTTTTGACAGGCGTGGCCACTGCGCAAACGCCAAATCAGGCGATCACAATCGCCACGGTGACGCGGGCACCGTTTTCGTTCGAAATTGACGGGGCACATGCGGGCTTCAGCATTGATCTGTTGAATGCGGCAAGCGAAGAAATCGGGCTACCGATCCAATATCAGCGGTTTGACAGCTTCGGCGGGATGTTGGCCGCTGTCCAAAACGGTGAAGCAGACGCTGCAATCGCCAACATTACAATCACCGCTGAACGCGAACGTCTGATGGACTTTACGCAGCCGATTTTTGACGGCGGCGTTCAGGTTATGCTCAAGGCCGAAGCGGGGGCAGGGCAAAGCATTCTGTCCGTCATTTTCACACGCGACGTCGGGCTCTTGGTCCTTGGGGCGGTGCTGTTGCTGCTGGCGGGCGGTATGATCATGTACGTGTTTGAACGACGCCATCAGCCGTATTTTGACCACGCACCCAAAGACGCGGTGTTTCCTGCCTTTTGGTGGGCATTGAACCTTGTTGTGAATGGCGGGTTCGAAGAACGGATGCCACAATCCCGCTTTGGTCGGGCGTTTGGCGTGTTCTTGGTCATCGGCAGCTTGTTCTTTGTGTCGATCTTTGTGGCGCAGATCACCGCAGCACTGACCGTGAACGCGATTCAGGACAACATTGATTCACTGGCCGACTTGGACGGGCGCAAAGTAGGTACCATCGAAGCGTCCACCACTGCAGCTTTCTTGGATAACCGCGGTTTGTCGCATGCAACCTTTGCAGGGCTTGATGACCTGCTGACCGCGTTTGAAACAGACGAAATCGAAGCCGTAGTGTTCGATGGTCCGATCCTTGCCTATTACGTCGAGAACCAAGCGCAGGGCGAAGCACGTCTGCTCGACCGCGTTTACCGGTCCGAAAAGTACGGGATGGTTTTCAGCAACGAAAGCCTCTACCGCGAAGCCGTCGATCAGGCATTCCTGCGTCTGCGCGAAGACGGGACTTACGATAGCCTGATGACCAAATGGTTCGGGGCGCGATACGGCAATCGTTAA
- the dapD gene encoding 2,3,4,5-tetrahydropyridine-2,6-dicarboxylate N-succinyltransferase has translation MSNAALETAIEAAWEARDTITAATKGETREAIEDTMNALDSGKLRVAEKQDDGNWFVNQWAKKAVLLSFRLNDMEAINGGNGDTTWWDKVPSKFAGWGEDQWKDAGFRAVPGSIVRRSAYIAPGVVLMPSFVNLGAYVDEGTMVDGWATVGSCAQIGKNVHLSGGVGIGGVLEPMQAGPTIIEDNCFIGARSEVVEGCIIREGSVLGMGVFIGQSTKIVDRETGEVTYGEVPPYSVVVAGTMPSKNNVSLYCAVIVKRVDEKTRSKTGINDLLRD, from the coding sequence ATGTCGAACGCTGCCCTTGAGACCGCAATCGAAGCCGCATGGGAGGCCCGTGACACGATCACAGCCGCTACCAAAGGCGAAACACGCGAAGCTATCGAAGATACGATGAACGCTTTGGACAGCGGCAAGTTGCGCGTTGCTGAAAAGCAAGACGACGGCAACTGGTTCGTGAATCAGTGGGCCAAGAAGGCCGTTCTGTTGTCATTCCGTCTGAACGACATGGAAGCGATTAACGGTGGTAACGGCGACACAACATGGTGGGACAAGGTGCCGTCGAAGTTCGCAGGTTGGGGCGAAGACCAGTGGAAAGACGCGGGTTTCCGTGCTGTTCCCGGTTCTATTGTCCGTCGTTCTGCTTATATCGCTCCGGGCGTAGTGCTGATGCCATCGTTTGTGAACCTCGGCGCTTATGTCGACGAAGGTACGATGGTTGACGGCTGGGCCACGGTTGGGTCATGCGCCCAAATCGGTAAAAACGTGCACCTGTCGGGTGGCGTTGGCATCGGCGGTGTTCTGGAACCAATGCAGGCTGGCCCGACGATCATCGAAGACAACTGCTTTATCGGCGCCCGTTCTGAAGTTGTCGAAGGCTGCATCATCCGCGAAGGGTCTGTTCTGGGCATGGGCGTGTTTATCGGTCAGTCCACAAAGATCGTTGATCGCGAAACTGGTGAAGTCACTTATGGTGAGGTTCCACCTTATTCCGTGGTTGTTGCCGGTACGATGCCATCCAAGAACAACGTCAGCCTGTACTGTGCGGTCATCGTGAAACGCGTTGATGAAAAGACACGGTCCAAGACGGGCATCAACGATCTACTGCGCGACTAA